One region of Triticum aestivum cultivar Chinese Spring chromosome 6B, IWGSC CS RefSeq v2.1, whole genome shotgun sequence genomic DNA includes:
- the LOC123133294 gene encoding TATA box-binding protein-associated factor RNA polymerase I subunit B, whose protein sequence is MPMRLQGRLQPRRHRGRPLLLRAVLRRPRHPGDMSFHRVSQPTKTPAPYPIPYPGQPPAAPPFEESHELGAQVRRRYVEGLQVILQRQLQVLVERYRVGALVCSVAGTVWLRWVAASKVFDGMWARKVLAEAEATQRLIKRSASGGQQEPQEVKCERADEASPRKDRRRVEFIFLRSLRTMLPLYSTLSICFLSCHIAREAVLPTDIYRWAMEGKLPYVAVFTEVDKLLGSPLKHCPLNARQLFRPVRVIGAWQLEAAAGFIAQRIGLQLPSVNFYAIAQRYLDELSLPVERILPHACRIYEWVMPSELWLSSNPARVPPTRVCVIAILIVALRVQYNINGQGIWEEICEAARNGGGSDGDANLAPSMKPDGGTSEEFGTKELLWTLADAYDKIDVAHDYSKDLHSYLRYCKDVVFPGIACSVEEEHLIEIFQDLYKGRENENSKAHTTNGVNKRGRDGTSVGARCFSASSSSGIQSIKSEMEDHGFCYMPPRKWPRSDGYLHYRRKTMTGRLVCAGHADYYLLIRSFAKLAEVDIRVMHASVLKLERRLGWIEERIDRSLDALQNLPG, encoded by the exons ATGCCGATGCGGCTTCAAGGACGACTACAGCCTCGACGACACCGAGGACGGCCGCTTCTACTGCGGGCGGTGCTACGGCGACCTCGACACCCAGGCGACATGTCCTTTCACCGAGTTTCCCAGCCCACCAAAACCCCGGCGCCCTACCCAATTCCTTACCCCGGGCAACCCCCTGCTGCCCCTCCCTTCGAAGAATCCCACGAGCTGGGGGCTCAGGTCCGGCGGCGCTACGTGGAGGGGCTGCAGGTGATCCTGCAGCGGCAGCTGCAAGTGCTGGTGGAGAGGTACCGGGTGGGCGCGCTCGTCTGCAGCGTGGCCGGAACCGTCTGGCTGCGCTGGGTGGCCGCCTCCAAGGTGTTCGACGGAATGTGGGCGCGGAAGGTGCTCGCCGAGGCCGAGGCCACGCAGAGACTAATTAAGCGCTCTGCCAGCGGAG GCCAGCAGGAACCGCAAGAGGTGAAGTGTGAACGCGCGGATGAAGCCTCGCCTCGAAAAGACAGGCGAAGGGTCGAGTTCATCTTTCTGCGCTCGCTGAGGACGATGCTGCCGCTGTACTCGACATTGTCTATCTGTTTCCTGTCCTGCCATATTGCCCGGGAAGCCGTCCTACCGACCGACATTTATAGGTGGGCGATGGAGGGTAAGCTTCCTTACGTGGCAGTTTTTACCGAAGTGGACAAGCTTCTTGGGAGCCCTCTAAAACACTGCCCTCTGAATGCGAGGCAACTGTTCAGGCCAGTCCGAGTGATTGGAGCGTGGCAGCTGGAAGCGGCCGCCGGGTTCATAGCACAAAGAATAGGCTTGCAGCTTCCTTCAGTTAATTTCTATGCTATTGCTCAGCGCTACTTGGATGAGTTGTCTCTGCCGGTAGAAAGAATCCTCCCTCACGCTTGCCGCATCTATGAGTGGGTTATGCCTTCAGAACTGTGGTTGTCTAGTAATCCAGCCAGGGTCCCGCCTACACGGGTCTGTGTAATTGCTATACTAATAGTGGCTCTAAGAGTTCAGTATAACATCAATGGTCAAGGGATATGGGAG GAGATTTGCGAGGCAGCAAGAAATGGAGGTGGGTCTGACGGTGATGCAAATTTAGCACCATCTATGAAACCTGATGGTGGTACCAGTGAGGAGTTTGGCACAAAAGAATTGCTTTGGACTCTTGCAGATGCCTATGATAAAATTGACGTTGCACATG ACTATTCGAAGGATCTTCACTCATATCTCAGATATTGCAAAGATGTTGTTTTTCCTGGGATTGCGTGCTCAGTTGAAGAAGAGCACTTAATAGAGATCTTCCAGGATCTGTACAAAGGACGAGAG AATGAGAATTCAAAAGCGCACACCACAAATGGAGTGAATAAACGAGGTAGGGATGGGACTTCTGTTGGTGCAAGGTGCTTttccgcatcatcatcatcagggataCAAAGTATCAAGTCAGAAATGGAAGACCACGGATTTTGTTATATGCCACCAAGGAAGTGGCCAAGATCAGATGGTTACCTTCACTATAGAAGGAAGACAATGACTGGTCGTCTTGTTTGTGCTGGACATGCTGATTATTACCTCTTGATACGCTCATTTGCCAAGCTTGCGGAAGTTGATATTAGGGTTATGCATGCTAGTGTGTTAAAACTTGAGAGGAGACTTGGCTGGATAGAAGAAAGAATTGACAGAAGCTTGGATGCCTTGCAGAATCTACCTGGCTAA
- the LOC123135549 gene encoding probable NADPH:quinone oxidoreductase 2 isoform X1, with protein MAAPAAQPPPKTVLRVAAISGSLRRASANTGLIRAAAEICGESIPGLHIDHVDISELPLLNTDLEAGGRFPPAVEAFRDKVRAADCFLFASPEYNYSISGPLKNALDWGSRPPNCWADRAAAMLSASGGSGGSRSQYHIRQVGVFLDIHFINRPEVFTKAHLPPRKFDADGNLIDSETKEQTNGGALLVRWTEQIVTNSKCESHILVDAP; from the exons ATGGCAGCTCCGGCGGCGCAGCCGCCGCCAAAGACCGTCCTGCGGGTGGCGGCGATCTCCGGCTCGCTGCGCAGGGCGTCGGCCAACACCGGCCTCATCCGCGCCG CCGCGGAGATCTGCGGGGAGTCCATCCCGGGCCTGCACATCGACCACGTCGACATCTCGGAGCTGCCGCTGCTCAACACCGACCTCGAGGCCGGCGGCCGGTTCCCGCCGGCCGTCGAGGCGTTCCGCGACAAGGTCCGCGCGGCCGATTGCTTCCTCTTCGCCTCGCCCGAGTACAACTACTCCATTTCAG GGCCTCTGAAGAACGCGCTGGACTGGGGATCACGGCCGCCCAACTGCTGGGCCGACCGAGCCGCGGCGATGCTGAGCgcgtcgggcggctccggcggcagcCGGTCGCAGTACCACATCCGGCAGGTCGGggtgtttcttgacatccacttcATCAACAGGCCGGAGGTCTTCACCAAGGCACACCTGCCCCCGAGAAAGTTCGACGCGGACGGCAACCTCATCGACTCGGAGACCAAGGAGCAG ACGAACGGTGGTGCTCTGCTCGTTAGATGGACTGAGCAGATCGTCACAAACTCCAAATGCGAAAGCCATATACTGGTTGATGCTCCATGA
- the LOC123135549 gene encoding probable NADPH:quinone oxidoreductase 2 isoform X2, which produces MAAPAAQPPPKTVLRVAAISGSLRRASANTGLIRAAAEICGESIPGLHIDHVDISELPLLNTDLEAGGRFPPAVEAFRDKVRAADCFLFASPEYNYSISGPLKNALDWGSRPPNCWADRAAAMLSASGGSGGSRSQYHIRQVGVFLDIHFINRPEVFTKAHLPPRKFDADGNLIDSETKEQVRKMLLSLQAFALRLQGADSV; this is translated from the exons ATGGCAGCTCCGGCGGCGCAGCCGCCGCCAAAGACCGTCCTGCGGGTGGCGGCGATCTCCGGCTCGCTGCGCAGGGCGTCGGCCAACACCGGCCTCATCCGCGCCG CCGCGGAGATCTGCGGGGAGTCCATCCCGGGCCTGCACATCGACCACGTCGACATCTCGGAGCTGCCGCTGCTCAACACCGACCTCGAGGCCGGCGGCCGGTTCCCGCCGGCCGTCGAGGCGTTCCGCGACAAGGTCCGCGCGGCCGATTGCTTCCTCTTCGCCTCGCCCGAGTACAACTACTCCATTTCAG GGCCTCTGAAGAACGCGCTGGACTGGGGATCACGGCCGCCCAACTGCTGGGCCGACCGAGCCGCGGCGATGCTGAGCgcgtcgggcggctccggcggcagcCGGTCGCAGTACCACATCCGGCAGGTCGGggtgtttcttgacatccacttcATCAACAGGCCGGAGGTCTTCACCAAGGCACACCTGCCCCCGAGAAAGTTCGACGCGGACGGCAACCTCATCGACTCGGAGACCAAGGAGCAGGTCAGGAAGATGCTCCTCTCGCTGCAAGCCTTCGCACTCAGGCTCCAGGGTGCAGACTCTGTCTGA